Proteins encoded within one genomic window of Bradyrhizobium sp. CB1717:
- a CDS encoding helix-turn-helix transcriptional regulator: MAESLTRAQKRTRVTLGRKVKDLRLSLEMTQTDLAEEAEVRRALVSEVERGEANPTLDTIVRIAIALGVDAAELLGSDH; the protein is encoded by the coding sequence GTGGCTGAGTCACTTACAAGAGCTCAGAAGCGAACGAGGGTCACTCTCGGCCGCAAGGTCAAGGACCTGAGACTTTCGCTCGAGATGACCCAGACCGATCTGGCTGAGGAGGCCGAAGTCCGCCGGGCGTTGGTCAGCGAGGTCGAACGAGGCGAGGCTAACCCGACGTTGGACACTATCGTGCGGATTGCAATAGCTCTGGGCGTCGACGCGGCTGAGCTACTTGGCTCGGACCACTGA
- a CDS encoding UvrD-helicase domain-containing protein, with protein MDAVELGRQRAAALHREAVQAGKDPWRPYDFAVAEANRRGLDVERTAPGAAVLDGSRATLVAKDALILHENGGSLFEQAFLVVHEIAHADLGDAPEDEVPTEIDLARPAEASPMGVDRVVDYGRRQRREVQMDLFAREFLLPRPVARKLHVEDGMTASAIAEKLGAPFDVVAQQLLDALFLPSVEILPEEARPDRPLNKEQADAAANRGAAYLLEAGPGTGKTQTLTGRIELLLGDGVDPRRILVLTFSNKAAGEMAGRLARKHPTEASAMWIGTFHAFGLDIIRRFHQELGLPPNPRLMDRTEAVELLENEFPKLGLRYYRDLYDPTQKIADILAAISRAKDEVVDAEEYARLAETMKSSVPAARAEEAEKALEVAEVYRCYERLKRDSQCVDFGDLVSLPVRLLERNAALREHLRVTYDHVLVDEYQDVNRSSVLLLKALCGDGENLWAVGDAKQSIYRFRGASSFNMRRFGGEDFPGGMRGRLRKNYRSTPEIVECCSRFAADMIAGGSGSALESTRDSVGSEPEFRTVKTADRQPTALADAIREMTALGYGFRAQAVLCTGNEKLSETGRDLERLGIPVLFLGSLFERPEVKDLLAFLSLLTDRRAMGLLRVACWPEFGMSMADVAGLLGALREDEWEPLTWLRDRAITTCVSTKAREATSRLAAALDGFEIGSSPWEVLAKLLLDRTGMGARLASSSSVSDRSAAIAIWQFMNFVRVQPAAQGLPVRRLLDRVRRLLRLGDDRDLRQLPAAAQGIDAVRLMTIHGSKGLEFPVVHLPGMNRNTLPRTPRAPTCLPPDGMIEGARGTALDNFRTGQDEEQECLFYVALSRAEERLFIYAATENAKGHRREPSEFVERIGLAPRHLGELAACPTAPEKKPIPIEIDGAVSVSGFQIGLYNSCQRRFFYTHILNVGGRRTQTPFLQVHESVRAVLKEIVSRGASAPSPSEVEALVDQALAARGLTAHGYATGFREMALGMLDYFVSQRAGYSPEQPRLLRLAIGTGEITIAPDDVLNGKDGKRVLWRIQTGHYREDDVDEIEAGAFALAVQQHFPGAEPQVLHLSDERTSPISIKGKSLQTKRKHLEAAISGIRAGAFAPDESQYTCPNCPAFFVCGPVPPGRFQKKFG; from the coding sequence ATGGATGCGGTCGAGCTCGGAAGGCAGAGGGCGGCTGCTCTTCACCGAGAGGCCGTGCAAGCCGGGAAAGATCCTTGGCGACCGTACGACTTCGCCGTGGCGGAGGCCAACCGCCGCGGCCTGGACGTCGAGAGGACCGCGCCTGGCGCTGCGGTTCTGGACGGCAGTCGCGCGACGCTTGTCGCGAAGGATGCCCTCATTCTGCACGAAAACGGTGGAAGCCTTTTCGAGCAGGCCTTCCTTGTGGTGCATGAAATCGCCCACGCCGATCTCGGCGATGCTCCCGAAGACGAAGTCCCGACCGAAATCGATCTGGCGCGCCCCGCGGAGGCCTCTCCGATGGGAGTCGACCGCGTGGTCGATTATGGACGGCGGCAGCGTCGCGAGGTCCAGATGGACCTCTTTGCGCGAGAATTCCTTCTTCCCAGGCCCGTGGCGCGGAAGCTGCACGTCGAAGACGGGATGACTGCTTCGGCGATCGCCGAAAAACTCGGCGCCCCGTTCGATGTGGTCGCGCAGCAGCTCCTGGATGCGCTGTTCTTGCCGTCGGTTGAAATATTACCGGAGGAAGCAAGACCGGATAGACCTCTGAACAAGGAGCAGGCCGATGCCGCCGCCAATCGCGGAGCGGCCTACTTGCTCGAGGCGGGACCGGGGACGGGAAAAACCCAAACCCTGACCGGCAGGATCGAGCTGCTTCTGGGAGACGGGGTGGACCCGCGGCGGATCCTGGTCCTCACGTTCTCGAACAAGGCCGCGGGCGAGATGGCGGGCCGACTGGCCCGCAAACATCCGACCGAAGCCTCGGCTATGTGGATCGGTACCTTCCACGCATTCGGCCTGGACATCATCCGACGCTTTCATCAGGAGCTCGGCCTTCCGCCCAACCCCAGGCTCATGGACAGGACCGAGGCGGTGGAGCTCCTCGAGAACGAGTTTCCCAAGCTGGGCCTTCGGTACTACCGCGACCTGTACGATCCCACGCAGAAGATCGCGGACATTCTGGCTGCGATCTCGCGCGCCAAGGACGAGGTGGTCGATGCCGAGGAATACGCCCGGCTCGCCGAGACCATGAAGAGCAGCGTCCCCGCAGCGCGTGCCGAAGAGGCGGAAAAGGCGCTAGAGGTTGCCGAGGTCTATCGCTGCTATGAGCGGCTGAAGCGGGACTCGCAGTGCGTGGACTTCGGAGACTTGGTCTCCTTGCCGGTCCGTCTTCTCGAGCGCAATGCCGCCCTCCGGGAGCACCTGAGGGTTACATACGATCACGTGCTGGTCGACGAATACCAGGACGTAAATCGAAGCAGCGTCCTTCTTCTGAAGGCGCTGTGCGGCGACGGCGAGAATCTCTGGGCCGTTGGCGATGCCAAACAATCGATCTACCGGTTCCGGGGCGCTTCGTCGTTCAACATGCGGCGCTTCGGAGGCGAGGATTTCCCGGGCGGCATGAGAGGCCGGCTGAGAAAGAACTATCGGTCCACGCCCGAGATCGTTGAATGTTGTTCGCGGTTCGCAGCGGATATGATCGCGGGCGGCTCCGGAAGCGCCTTGGAGTCGACTCGGGACTCCGTTGGCAGCGAGCCGGAGTTCCGGACGGTGAAAACGGCCGATCGGCAACCCACCGCCTTGGCGGACGCCATCCGCGAAATGACTGCCCTCGGATATGGCTTCAGAGCCCAAGCCGTATTGTGCACCGGCAACGAGAAGCTATCCGAGACGGGCCGGGATCTCGAGCGGCTCGGCATACCGGTGCTTTTCCTCGGCAGCCTATTCGAACGCCCGGAGGTCAAGGACCTTCTCGCGTTTCTCTCCCTCCTGACTGACCGTCGTGCGATGGGCCTGCTGCGCGTGGCGTGCTGGCCCGAGTTCGGGATGTCTATGGCCGATGTCGCGGGGCTACTGGGCGCGCTGCGGGAGGACGAGTGGGAGCCGCTAACGTGGCTCCGGGATCGCGCGATCACGACTTGCGTGTCGACGAAAGCAAGGGAGGCAACGAGCCGGCTGGCGGCCGCCCTCGATGGGTTCGAGATCGGGTCCAGTCCATGGGAGGTTCTCGCCAAGCTCCTCCTCGACCGGACAGGGATGGGAGCACGGCTCGCGTCGTCCTCGTCCGTGTCCGATCGCAGCGCCGCGATCGCGATATGGCAGTTCATGAATTTTGTGCGCGTCCAGCCCGCGGCGCAGGGCTTACCCGTCCGTCGGCTTCTGGACCGTGTCAGGAGGCTTCTCCGGCTCGGCGACGACCGGGACCTGCGCCAACTTCCCGCAGCGGCCCAGGGCATCGATGCGGTCCGCCTGATGACCATTCACGGATCCAAAGGTCTCGAATTCCCGGTCGTGCACCTGCCGGGAATGAACAGGAATACGCTGCCGCGGACCCCGCGGGCGCCGACCTGTCTGCCTCCGGACGGGATGATTGAGGGAGCGCGCGGGACCGCCCTGGACAATTTCCGGACGGGACAGGACGAAGAGCAGGAGTGCCTCTTCTATGTGGCCCTTTCGAGGGCGGAAGAGCGCCTCTTCATCTATGCCGCGACCGAAAACGCGAAGGGGCATCGACGGGAGCCTTCGGAGTTTGTCGAGCGGATTGGCCTCGCCCCGCGTCATCTGGGCGAACTGGCGGCGTGCCCAACGGCACCGGAGAAGAAGCCCATTCCTATCGAGATTGACGGCGCCGTCAGCGTGAGCGGCTTCCAGATCGGCCTGTATAACTCCTGCCAGCGGCGCTTCTTCTACACCCATATCCTGAACGTCGGCGGCCGACGCACCCAAACGCCGTTCCTGCAGGTGCACGAATCCGTCCGTGCCGTCCTCAAGGAAATCGTCTCGCGGGGAGCTTCGGCGCCGAGTCCGTCTGAGGTCGAAGCGCTCGTTGACCAGGCCCTCGCTGCGCGAGGCCTGACCGCGCACGGCTACGCCACGGGTTTCCGCGAGATGGCCCTGGGAATGCTCGACTACTTCGTGTCGCAGCGCGCTGGCTATTCGCCGGAGCAGCCCAGGCTACTTCGGTTGGCCATCGGCACCGGAGAGATCACGATCGCCCCCGACGATGTCCTCAACGGAAAGGACGGCAAACGGGTCTTATGGAGAATCCAGACCGGTCACTACCGTGAAGACGACGTCGACGAGATCGAGGCGGGAGCGTTCGCGCTGGCGGTGCAGCAGCACTTTCCCGGCGCGGAGCCGCAGGTCCTGCATCTGTCCGACGAGCGGACATCCCCGATCTCGATAAAGGGCAAGTCGCTGCAAACCAAGAGGAAGCACCTGGAGGCGGCGATCTCTGGAATCCGCGCCGGCGCCTTCGCGCCCGACGAGTCCCAGTACACCTGCCCGAATTGCCCGGCCTTCTTCGTCTGCGGCCCGGTGCCCCCGGGCCGCTTCCAAAAAAAGTTCGGCTGA
- a CDS encoding DUF2130 domain-containing protein, translated as MLESRAHEPHITCPKCNHRIRLTESLAAPLLEAERRLFRSQLDSKDAEYQQKAEELRRKDEALDRARSAMDAEIAQRVQATSGQIRAVEQRRAQEAASAELDASKAQVEEMRQTLTVYNAKLAEAQQAQAEVLRRQRELAEQKRELDLLIEKRVQATQTEIHIKARQQAEDELMAQVSQKDAQIESMSRTIEDLKRKALQGSQQTQGEALELQLEALLRSNFPNDLVEPVGKGELGGDIVQTVNGQLGNVAGTILWELKATKKWNDGWLAKLREDQRNAKADIALIISHALPKEVETFGLVDGVWVAHPRCAIPVAIALRHSLTELASLRKAQVGQQTKMEHIYQYLVGPRFRQRVEGLIERFEELKNDLSKERKFMNRIWAKRESQIHGVIAATAGMYGDLQGIAGTALPEIDSLDRPLLEAQMEGDED; from the coding sequence ATGCTCGAGAGCCGTGCACACGAACCTCACATCACCTGTCCGAAATGCAACCATCGGATCCGGCTGACCGAGTCGCTGGCCGCTCCGCTACTTGAGGCAGAGCGCAGGCTCTTTCGGAGCCAGTTGGATTCCAAGGATGCCGAGTACCAGCAGAAGGCTGAGGAGCTGCGGCGCAAGGACGAAGCGCTAGACCGCGCACGCAGCGCCATGGACGCCGAAATCGCCCAAAGGGTTCAGGCAACGAGCGGACAGATCCGCGCGGTCGAGCAGAGGAGAGCGCAGGAAGCGGCCTCGGCCGAACTGGACGCCTCAAAGGCCCAGGTCGAAGAGATGCGGCAGACGTTGACGGTCTACAATGCCAAACTGGCCGAGGCTCAACAGGCGCAGGCGGAGGTGCTGCGCCGGCAGCGCGAGCTCGCCGAGCAGAAGCGCGAACTCGATCTCCTGATCGAGAAGCGGGTACAGGCGACGCAGACGGAAATCCACATCAAGGCGCGCCAACAGGCGGAAGACGAGCTCATGGCGCAGGTATCCCAGAAGGATGCTCAGATCGAATCCATGAGCAGAACCATCGAGGACCTGAAACGGAAGGCCTTGCAAGGATCGCAACAGACCCAAGGCGAGGCCCTGGAGCTCCAGCTCGAGGCGCTTCTGAGGAGCAATTTTCCGAATGACCTGGTCGAGCCCGTCGGAAAGGGCGAGTTGGGAGGCGACATCGTCCAGACGGTGAACGGGCAGCTTGGGAATGTGGCCGGAACGATCCTTTGGGAGCTCAAGGCGACGAAGAAGTGGAACGACGGCTGGCTCGCCAAGCTGCGAGAGGATCAGCGGAACGCGAAGGCCGACATCGCCCTCATCATTTCGCATGCCTTGCCGAAGGAAGTTGAGACTTTCGGTCTCGTCGATGGTGTGTGGGTTGCGCATCCGCGCTGCGCGATACCCGTCGCGATCGCGCTACGCCATTCGCTGACCGAGCTCGCTTCCCTGCGGAAGGCCCAGGTTGGGCAGCAGACGAAGATGGAGCACATCTACCAATACCTAGTGGGGCCGCGCTTCCGCCAGCGCGTGGAAGGACTCATCGAGAGGTTCGAGGAGCTCAAAAATGATCTCAGCAAGGAGCGCAAGTTCATGAACCGCATCTGGGCGAAGCGCGAAAGCCAGATACATGGCGTCATCGCAGCAACGGCGGGCATGTACGGCGATCTGCAGGGCATCGCTGGAACGGCATTGCCCGAGATCGACAGTCTGGACAGGCCGCTGCTGGAGGCGCAGATGGAGGGCGACGAAGATTGA
- a CDS encoding multiubiquitin domain-containing protein: protein MTIDDPSRSPEHGNPVERALEHIHHAEHGLEEAHQQERRAEHELTEAERELGEALHPRQTVIIVNARKRIVKGDEVSFEEIVQLAFPGSHDPNVAFSMTFRHAASEPHAGELGPGGHVTVKNGTIFNVTKTIRS, encoded by the coding sequence ATGACGATCGACGACCCCTCCCGCTCGCCGGAGCACGGTAATCCGGTGGAACGTGCTCTGGAACACATCCACCACGCCGAACACGGCCTCGAAGAAGCGCACCAGCAAGAGCGGCGCGCCGAGCATGAGCTCACCGAAGCCGAACGCGAACTCGGGGAAGCGCTCCATCCGCGCCAGACCGTGATCATCGTGAACGCGCGCAAGCGGATCGTGAAGGGCGACGAGGTCAGCTTCGAAGAGATCGTGCAGCTCGCCTTCCCCGGCTCTCACGATCCGAACGTGGCGTTCTCGATGACTTTCCGCCACGCCGCCTCCGAACCCCATGCCGGCGAGCTCGGTCCCGGCGGTCATGTCACGGTGAAGAACGGGACGATCTTCAATGTCACAAAAACTATTCGATCGTAA
- a CDS encoding DNA-binding response regulator has product MPAPLRKQRPDGSLYFRPPEVEAQLTALEHLSRDELLRRCQIRDRTHTDYVRTECLVHFMRACHRDNSEARFASLYRVLLERAARCLPRSQNTDQISSGKAEITELVLDALNILLSCDRNEYSEKLDFFEIRFDGAMAKLRLDAQRAVWRRQNRNISPEDAETGEIRPDVEKAIGNYNPFENAKIETRDYRSSLDAAIDTLPTLQQRIVQMLRKDVPIDSKDPYAVTISKTLGKVEKTIRLNRNKAYAVLKRILEGDQT; this is encoded by the coding sequence TTGCCAGCACCGCTCCGAAAGCAGAGGCCTGATGGATCGCTCTACTTCCGCCCGCCGGAGGTAGAGGCACAGCTAACGGCGTTGGAGCATTTGTCCCGTGATGAGCTCCTGAGGAGATGTCAGATCAGGGACCGGACGCACACGGATTATGTCAGAACCGAGTGCCTCGTTCATTTCATGCGGGCCTGCCATCGTGACAACAGCGAAGCTCGATTTGCGAGCCTATACAGGGTCCTCCTCGAACGCGCTGCGCGTTGCTTGCCGCGGTCCCAGAACACCGACCAAATCTCATCGGGCAAGGCCGAGATCACCGAGCTGGTCCTGGACGCGTTGAACATTCTTCTCTCCTGCGATCGGAACGAATACTCGGAGAAGCTCGATTTTTTCGAGATACGGTTCGACGGAGCGATGGCCAAGCTCCGCCTCGACGCGCAGCGGGCGGTATGGCGTCGACAGAACCGCAATATCTCCCCCGAGGACGCGGAAACCGGCGAAATCCGGCCAGACGTGGAGAAGGCGATCGGGAACTATAACCCCTTCGAGAACGCAAAAATCGAGACCCGGGATTACCGGTCAAGTCTGGACGCAGCGATTGATACTCTGCCCACCCTGCAACAGAGGATCGTTCAGATGCTCCGAAAGGATGTCCCGATCGACTCCAAGGACCCCTATGCCGTGACGATCTCGAAGACGTTGGGCAAGGTCGAAAAGACGATCAGGCTCAACCGGAACAAGGCGTATGCCGTACTGAAGCGCATCCTGGAAGGAGATCAGACATGA
- a CDS encoding TnsA endonuclease N-terminal domain-containing protein, with product MARGRYTWTEQRIARFKREGRGIGTGATYIPWLKVSDVPSLGRSRRVFWSTSGRKHHLLSDIEFYAFLRKCYDDATLDIREQFPLPRDETLKIAEQIGVRHPRANGINIVMTTDLLVTQTSTYGPVDLAYAVKQDADLRDKRTLEKLEIERLFWESRSTRWNIIVESSVHDNVSFNLEWMFDCQRDPETEDEPTIREALVEALDDLKSFPLRAVCSVIDSRLGLRAGRTLRVARRMLSEKKLRVDLRARSLQDLPVSNFAVAEAI from the coding sequence ATGGCTCGTGGACGCTACACTTGGACTGAGCAGCGCATCGCAAGATTTAAACGCGAAGGCCGAGGGATAGGAACCGGCGCCACGTACATCCCGTGGCTCAAGGTTTCTGATGTTCCATCCCTTGGCAGAAGTCGACGAGTATTCTGGTCGACTTCAGGTCGCAAGCACCACCTCCTCTCGGACATCGAATTTTACGCGTTTCTCCGCAAGTGTTACGACGACGCGACCTTGGACATCCGCGAGCAATTTCCTCTTCCGCGAGATGAAACATTAAAGATCGCTGAGCAGATCGGGGTCCGACATCCGCGTGCGAACGGTATCAACATCGTAATGACCACCGACCTGTTGGTCACGCAGACTTCGACTTACGGCCCCGTCGACCTCGCCTATGCAGTCAAACAGGATGCTGATCTCCGCGACAAGCGAACATTGGAGAAGTTGGAAATCGAACGACTTTTTTGGGAAAGCAGAAGCACGCGGTGGAACATCATCGTGGAGTCCAGCGTCCACGACAACGTTAGCTTTAATCTCGAATGGATGTTCGATTGCCAGCGCGATCCCGAAACGGAGGACGAACCGACCATTCGCGAGGCCCTCGTCGAGGCCCTTGATGACCTGAAGTCCTTTCCATTGCGTGCTGTTTGCAGCGTGATTGATTCGCGATTGGGACTTCGCGCTGGCCGCACTCTAAGGGTTGCTCGGAGGATGCTCAGCGAAAAGAAGCTCCGGGTCGATCTGAGGGCGCGCAGCCTTCAGGATCTTCCGGTTTCCAACTTCGCGGTTGCTGAGGCAATTTAG
- a CDS encoding DUF6527 family protein — protein MIKMKQLRHRFVETMPEKIDPGTLYISMEYATAAHRCCCGCGEEVVTPFSPAQWKMTFDGDAVSLYPSIGNWNLRCRSHYVVRDGRVIDAGGWTDEEIEVGRGRDKEARTKYLADKTGTKTMPSTSPPAGRRRSRLGRLIDLFKLTFV, from the coding sequence ATGATCAAGATGAAGCAGCTTCGGCATCGATTCGTCGAGACGATGCCCGAAAAGATCGACCCTGGCACCCTGTACATCTCGATGGAATACGCGACCGCAGCACATCGTTGCTGCTGCGGTTGCGGCGAGGAGGTCGTCACTCCGTTCAGTCCCGCGCAATGGAAGATGACTTTCGACGGCGACGCTGTCTCGCTGTACCCCTCGATCGGCAACTGGAACCTGCGCTGTCGTTCGCACTACGTCGTCCGAGACGGGCGCGTGATCGACGCTGGCGGTTGGACCGACGAGGAGATCGAGGTCGGACGCGGGCGGGACAAGGAAGCAAGGACGAAGTATCTGGCCGACAAGACCGGAACGAAGACCATGCCGTCCACTTCACCTCCGGCCGGGCGGCGACGCAGTCGACTGGGCCGCCTGATCGACCTGTTCAAGTTGACGTTCGTGTGA
- a CDS encoding ThiF family adenylyltransferase, whose protein sequence is MSQKLFDRNPDLRRLREEGYAVRIRSGFLVMQVPYVDGKGEVRLGSLISSLTLAGDVTQRPDTHVVQWDGGYPCGKDGKEIEALRHGSGDFNLGSGLTAKFTFSCKPSEGYADYHGKMTTYAGVIAGAAAVLKPELKLRSYAAPEPEETTVFNYTETASDRAGIGTLADLLRNERVVFIGLGGTGAYALDLVAKTPVPEIRLIDGDDFLTHNAFRAPGAASLDELRQVQKKVDYLAGIYSKMHRNIVPHPVALDQTNLHLLDGATFAFICMDAGEAKKLAIGKCEEMGIPFVDVGMGLELVDGSLGGILRVTASTPEMRTHVHDGRISFGTSGDELNPYSTNIQVADLNALNAAMAVVKWKKIRGFYRDLEREHHSTYTTDGNMLLNGDQS, encoded by the coding sequence ATGTCACAAAAACTATTCGATCGTAATCCCGACCTCCGCAGGCTGCGCGAGGAAGGCTACGCGGTGCGGATCCGCAGCGGCTTTCTCGTCATGCAGGTGCCTTACGTCGACGGGAAGGGTGAGGTCAGGTTGGGAAGCCTGATCTCGTCCCTTACCTTGGCCGGCGACGTCACCCAGCGCCCCGACACCCACGTCGTCCAATGGGACGGCGGCTATCCCTGCGGCAAGGACGGCAAGGAGATCGAGGCGCTTCGGCACGGTAGCGGCGACTTCAATCTCGGCAGCGGGTTGACGGCAAAGTTCACCTTCTCGTGCAAGCCATCCGAAGGCTACGCCGATTACCATGGCAAGATGACTACTTACGCCGGCGTCATCGCCGGCGCGGCCGCGGTGCTCAAACCGGAGCTCAAACTGCGTTCGTACGCGGCGCCGGAACCAGAAGAGACGACCGTCTTCAACTACACCGAGACCGCCTCGGATCGCGCCGGGATCGGCACCCTGGCGGACCTGCTCAGGAACGAACGCGTGGTCTTCATCGGCTTGGGAGGGACCGGCGCCTACGCCTTGGACCTCGTCGCGAAGACGCCAGTACCGGAGATCCGGCTGATCGACGGCGACGACTTCCTAACGCACAACGCCTTCCGGGCACCGGGCGCGGCGTCGTTGGATGAGCTGCGGCAGGTGCAGAAGAAGGTCGACTACCTCGCCGGTATCTATTCCAAGATGCACCGTAACATCGTTCCGCACCCGGTCGCCCTGGATCAGACCAACCTCCACCTGCTGGACGGCGCGACGTTCGCGTTCATCTGCATGGACGCGGGAGAGGCCAAGAAGCTTGCGATCGGGAAGTGCGAGGAGATGGGCATTCCCTTCGTCGACGTCGGTATGGGCCTGGAGCTCGTCGACGGTTCGCTCGGCGGCATCCTGCGGGTGACCGCGAGCACGCCCGAGATGAGGACGCACGTCCACGACGGCAGGATCTCTTTCGGCACCAGCGGCGACGAGCTCAACCCGTACTCCACCAACATCCAGGTGGCCGACCTCAACGCGCTGAACGCCGCCATGGCCGTCGTGAAATGGAAGAAGATCCGCGGCTTCTACCGCGATCTGGAGCGCGAACATCACTCCACCTACACCACCGACGGCAACATGCTGCTGAACGGAGATCAATCATGA